The segment TAGTTGAGTAGTGGAGGCGCCGGGAGTCGAAGTCCCTGGATATGACGTCTAACCCGGCGAGACCGCACGCCTTTTCGTCCAGGGCTTCGACGTTTCGGGTCGCGTCTCCCAAATGTCTCCCCGCTCGTGTCCGCTGCACTCCCCCCGCGTCGACCGCGGTCGTGGAGACATCGGGGAGACGAAGTCGGGCCGTCAGTCGTCGTCGCCAGCAGGCAAGCGGACGCGGACGCGGCCCGGTTCCACCGTGATCACGGCGCCGGCGGTGAGATCGGCGGCGTAGGCCGTGAGGATCCGCGCGAGCGTCTCTCCCTGCTGACGCGCGCGAACGCCGACGAGGCGAACGATTCCACTGTGTGCTTGCCCGCCGGCCACGGCGAGCGCGCCAAAGTCTTTGTCGAGCGTCGCGAGCACACGCCGTTCGCGGTGCGCATGCGCGAGGATTGCCTCGTCGCCGGGATCCTCGTCCCACTCGCCCGCCCATACGACGTCGTGCCCGACCGCTTCGAGATCCCGCCGCGCACCGCCCCAGACGCAGGCGTCCAACAGGACGTTCACGAGCCCGGCTCGATTACGAAGGGCTCGATGCGCTCATGACCGACGACGCGGCGCGCGTACACGAGGCAGGCGCGGATGTCGTCGCGCTCCAGCCACGGGTAGCCCTGCAGGATCGTGTCGGGGTCATCGCCGGCCGCCAGCATACCGAGCACGTGCTCGACCGCCAGGCGTCGCCCGCGAATGATCGGTTTGCCCCCGAAAATTGCCGGGTTCACGGTAATCCGCTTGAGCAGCTCGCGCTCGTCCATTGGGCCGATACCCCTGCAAGCAGTATAGCAGGACGGGACCGTTCAGCGCCGATCCGTTGGCGAGGCGAAGGCGAGGGCCGGCGCCGCCCGCGTGGCGGCGAAGTGCGGAGGCATGGGGCGATGTTAGCGCCGTTTCAGATCGTATCGCCTGCCGCGCCGCGCGATTGGGAACTACGCGCGTTCGCCCGGGCAGCCGACCGTCGAGCGACGCTGCGCATCGGGCGGGCGCAGTGGTCGGCGCCGAGCCATTCGGTGTTACTCCGAGGTCAGGCCGCTGTCCTCCAACTGCTTGAACGCGTCGCGGACCTCGGCCTCGACGCTGCGAAGCTGCTGGTCGAGCTCCTTGATCAGTCGCGCGCCTTGTTTGACATCCGCCGCGAGCCTGTCGATCGGCGTGCTCGCCTCGTCGAGGCGCTTTAGAATCTGCTCGAGTTGCTCCAGCTTCTGCTCGTACGTCAAGGAATCGTCGCTCATTCTGTCCCCTCCGTTCGGTCGACGACGCTCACGATCGTACCGTCACGGACCTCGGTGCGCAGCACCGTGCCGGGCGTCAAGTCGCGGATCGACTGAATCAGCTCGCCTCGTTCGTCGAGGGTCATGGAGTATCCGCGCTCGAGCGCAAGCCGCGGATCGCTGGCCCGCAGCGTGCGTTCGAACGAGCGGTGCTGTGCGCGCGCTTGCTCGATTTGGCGGATGAAGCGCTCCATCTGAAACCGCTCGCGCATCGCCGCGATCCCGCGGCTTTCTGTGCGCAACCGGGCAGTCGCGGCCTGCGCGAGGCGACTGGTGAGCTCGCGGAGGGCCGCGGCGTGTCCGGCGACCTCGCGGCGTTGCAGTGGTCCTCGAAGGCGTCGCCTGTAACCATCGTGCAGCAGCCGGCGACTCGCAATCCAGCGCGCCGACGTCTTGAGCAAGCTCTTGTGGTGTGAGCGAAGTTGCTCGCGCGCTGCGCCAAGCCGGGCATGCGGGACCGACAATCTCGCGCGCTGGTTTGCAATGCGCGTGCGCTCGTGTCCGAGCAAGCGGCGGCTCTGCACTCGCATCATGCGGGTCGCGTTCTCGATTCGGTCGCGGTGGTGGTCGAACCGGCGCGCGACGCCGGCGGCCAGCAGCCGCGTGCGCGCGTGGTGCAATCGTTCGCGGTGTCGTTGCTCGATGCGGGTCGTGGTCTTGACCAAGCTCTTGCGGCGTTCTCGAAACTCCTGCCGCCTCATCCCCAAGACGCCGGCGGCGCGCACCGCGATTGCGCGCCGCAGGGCCTCGACGTGGAGACTTTCCCGGTCGACGCGCGCGGAGGATGTGATCGCGACTGCGCGAGCGATGGCGCCGAGCCGCTCTCGGTGTTGGCAAACCGACGTCGTCGGGCCGCGCGCGAGCCGCTTCGCCGCGTCCGCGAGGATCGTACGGTTGGGCTGCATGCGGTGCTCGAACTCGATGTGTAGCCGCTCGGTCGCGTTTTGTAGCGATCGAGCGACGGAGTCGAGTCTCTCGACGATCCGTTCTGCTACCGCGGTTGGAGTCTTGCAAGCTCGCGCCGCCACTTCGTCGAGTACGCTGCGGTCCGTCTCGTGGCCGATGCCGGTCCACACGGGCTTGGACATCGACGCGATGCGCCGGGCGATCGCCTCGTTGTCGAGGTATGCGAGATCCGTGCGGCTGCCGCCGCCGCGGACGATGACGACAAGACACACGTCGAGCGCATCGAGAGCGTCGAGCGCTCGCACAACGGTCGCTTCGGTGTCCGTCCCCTGCATGCGCGCGTCGGCGAGCAGGATGCGCACACCGTACGGGCTGCGCCGGGCGGTCTCGACGAAGTCCGTGCACCCGGCCGACCCGACGCTCGTGACTACGCCGACGCGGTTGGGGATGAGCGGGTCGGGACGTGACGCATTGGCGAAGAGCAGGTTCTCGCGGAGCAGGCGTTCGAGGATCTCGCGTCGCTTGCGTTCGAGCGCGCCGAGGGCGAACTCCGGATCGAGCGCCAGGCCTCGAAGCGACAGCCCATAGTTGGTGTGAAACGTGGGTCTGCATTGGAGCCCGATCTCCGCGCCGTCTTCCAACGCGAGTTCGAGCCCGTTCGCCTCGAATTCTCTGCGGATCTCGACGAGATCCGAGCGCCAGATCACGCAGCGCATTCGGGCGACCATCGTTCCGTCGCGGGTCTCTACGAGGTCGCAGTACAGGTTCCCGTTGTGCTCCTTCGGCGACGACACCTCCGCCCGCACCCAGAAAGGCGGCGATTTTAGCGCCGGCTCGAGCAATTGCTCGAGTCGGCCGACGACGCGGGACAGCGGATGATATGTGCGCGACGGCAACCCATGAGAGGATACCACCGGCCTGCGCGCGTGGTTCAACAGCAACATCAGGTTGCACGGGGACGCGTGTACCGTAAGGTTGGTTACAGTTGCCTGACGCACCGGCGACGCGCTCAGGTTTACAACCGCAACGGATTGCAACGCGGTTGCGGGATCGGGCGCGTGGATCGCGATCGAGATCGGGGTCCGGGTGGTACATTACCCCCGTTGAAGGGGGACAACGGGGAGTCCTGGTTGCGGCGTTTGCATGACAGCCGTGGTGCCGACGCCTCGTGCACAACGAATCTTGTTCTGCGAATCTAGACACATGACCTACGTCGATCTATGCGACGAACTCTACGCAGACTGGCTCGGCGGAACGCTGAACCTGTCTGCACGAGTCTGCGCGGCATTTCCCAACCGAGTTGGCAGCACGACAGACTATTGTCCCGAGCCCTATCTCGTGTTCGGGGACCAGTCCGATCCTCTCGTCATCCTCGCGACGAATCCGGGCAATGGTGAGCCGTTTCAGCGACGTGATGCGGTCGATGCGCCCGACTCTCCGCTGAAACGGCTTCGCTTTGCCGATGTGGCTCCACGGCTCGGTGATTTCTACGCGACAACTTCCCGCATTTCGATGACCGCCCGCAACCGAGTCCATTCGATGCGTGACGTCGCGCGCCGACTTGGTAAGACTGGCGTCCTTCAGGTTCAGTTGCTGCCTTTCCATAGCGACAGGCTCGACAAGAGTTGGCTCGAGGCATTGTTCAAGGAGCCGCTGCTCAGGGACTACCTGGATGCGCTGAAGGCACACCTCGATCGGTTTGACACCGTCTGCGCCATGGCGAACGTTTTTCTTCCGGCGGCAAAGGACAAGCCGCTGGTAAGAGCCTTTGGCTCGGCCTTGGGAGTTGACCCTGCGGGCTGGGAAACCGTTCCGTTCAAGCACAAGGATGACCGTCCCACCATCGGCGTGTTGGTAGCTCGTCGTTCAGGGCGGATTCGAACTGTCTGGTGTTCGAGCGCGTACAATCAGCCGCCGGGGACAGATCTGCGCGATCGCTTTGTCGCTGCACTTACGCTGGTTCGCTGACCGCTGTTTCCTGGGCGTCCGCGATGATTCGCTTGTCGTTGACGGGATTCGTTCAACTGGGATTGCGAGCGTTGATAACTGTGTGACAGAGCCGCCAGAGCCGCGTTTCAACTGAACCGGAACGGTCCTGCGGCCTCAGATTCACTTCGCGTACAGAATTCGCGATTCGTGAACGGTCGATAGTCTCGAATTCGCCTGTAAGTAGAGCTAGTTGAGAATTCGGGCGCAACCGTAGGCGGGCGCGCCCGATACCTGGACCATGACGCACCAGACCGGAAGCGCCCTGGTCCGGCTGCGAGGTCGGCTTCGACGTCGGGACGCAGTCCGACGCCATCGTCGGCAGCGCGCCGACCACGGGAGACCCGGCCGTAGCGCTCATCTTGATGACCGGCGACCCGGGCACACGCACAGTTTTGCCGCCACCCTCGTCGCCCTCGCTCTCGTCGCGCCGCCGCGCCGCCGGCGCTAGCCACATCCAACCCAACGGAGCATTCTCATGAACCTCGCAATCGATAAATTTCGGCCGACCGTCGCGAACGACGCCCACGACTACCACGCCGCATCGACTGCTCGCCACCATGCGTTGCAGTCTGGCGATCCGGACTCGTTCGAGACCGTTGCGGCCGACGCGATGTTTACGAAAGACGCCGGTGTGAAGCCCGACGTCGCGAAGGTCGCGGGCGCCGAGCACGTGAGCCCGAAGACCGCGCGCTTTGTGCAGACCGTGACACAACAGCCGCTCGGGCTGAAGGCGGCGCGTGACGAGTTCTCGAAGCTGTCGAAGTCCGAGCGCCAAGACGCCCTCGAGGTGTTGATGAAGCGCGACCCCAAGGCGGCCGCGAAATTCGGTGCCGGGCTCGCCGACCACGCCAATGACGGCAAGCTCGACGCGTGGGACGACGCCTACGCCGAGTACGTGTTCGCTGCCGAAGGCGCGATGGAGTCTCTGGCCGGGCGCGGCGTGCATCGCCTCGAGCCGTTCATCGACGAGGTGACGCTCACCGACGGCGATGGCGGCAGGGTGCTCAAGGAGCGTATCCTCTCGAAGGTCGAGAACATGGCCGACGATGTGTTCCTCTACACCTACGAGCGCGGCGACACCTCCGAGCAACGCATGAGTCGGCTGTCGAAGGTCACTGCAAAGCTCGACGAGTACAAGGCCGCCCTCGGTGGCGATCCGGAAGCCGGGATGCTCGCGATGGCGCGCCGCGATCCCGTGGCGTTCGGCAAAGCGATGTCACAGATCATCAACGTCGACGAACGGCTGTACGCGGAGGTTCTCGACAAGGCGCTGGCGCTGCCGCCGTCGCAGATCAACAACCTGGTCAAGACCCTGGCCGCCGACCGGGATCCGAAACTGGTCGGCGTAAAGGCCGACCTCGCCCACGGGCTGTTCGAAAAGGCACCCAACGCGCCGAGGGGCCCGCTGTCCCCGAGCCACCACCGCGCTGGTCTGACTGGCCCGACGCAGCAGCAGTACGCCGGCTGGGGAGTTGCGCTCCTGAGCGATCCGGCCGCTGCCAAGTACTCCGCCGACTACTTCCGCGACGAGTTCCAGCGCGACCTGAGTTGGCTGATCAAGACCGATCGCGCCCAGGCCGAACAGTGGATCATCGGGCTCGTCGAGGCGAACGCGAAGATCTACGCGCACCATCTCACGAGCGGCGACCTCGACAAGGCCAGAGACGCGGCTCGAAACATCGGCGTCCTCATCGGTCAGACCGAGAAGGCCGTGCGCAAGACGCTCAACGATCCGAAGGAAATAGTCGGCGTACTGACCAACATCATCGAGGGCACGGCCAAGGTCGTCGGTCTCGCGTTCCCGGCGCACAAAGCGCTCGTCACGGCCTTCGAGACTGGCATGAAGTTTGGCAAAGCTGCGGCCAAGGGTGACTGGAGCGAGGAGAAGATCCTCGAGGAGTTTGCCAAGCGAATGTTCGAGATTACCATAGCCGCGTACAAGGACGTCACGGACCCCACCGGGTCGAAGGTCGCCAGCCGAAACGAGAAGTACGGTGCGGAGACTCGCGACTTCCTCGATGACATGAAAGCGTCCTACAAGCACAGCGGCGGTCGTGCCGACATCGACATTGGAGTCTTTCGCAGATGATGCGAGCGCTGGTAGTTCCTCTTGTCGTCCTGCTGACCTTGGCGTGCGGCGAACGCCGCGGCGAAGAGGTCTCGCGGGCGCGCGTCGACGAGGCCATCGCATGGTTCAAGGACCCCGGCGCGCTGAAGTCTCAGGTGATGTTCGAGCAGCACGAGGTTCGCGAGAACCTGCGCTTGCTCGCCAGGCATTCGCCGGAGGACGCCGCGCGGATCATCGCCGTCGGGATCGAGGCTCTCGCTCGCGACGTCGACACGCTGGCAGCGGCCGGCAACTACGACGAGGCGACACGTTCCCTGGGCGTCTTGGGACAATGGGTGGGAAACAGCGAACGCGCGCTGTACGACGACGCGCAAGCTCCGCGAACGTCCGCCGCGGGAAACGTGCTGCGGCAGCTCGGGATCGCGCAAGACGAGTCACCGAGTCGCAGCGAGTACTCGAAGCGTTGTGCTCAGTACGCAATCGCTGCCCTGCGGCGAGACCGGGCCCACACGTCGGGTTTTCTCGAGTACGCACCCGAGGCGTATCGAGTCTATCTCCGTTGGTACGACCATGGTGGCGGCAAAGAGCCGGCTACGATCAACCTGATCGAACGCCACTAATAGTTGGGTGCGGCTCCTTTTCGACGGTGGAGCGAGGGCTTGTACTGCCGAGCTTATGCGAAGGGAAGCAACAATGGAGTAGATGACAGTCGATGTCATCGAGGACCTGCGCAAAGGTGGGTAGGCGCCTCCCTACTCCACCGGCTTCGGCTCGCTGGCGCCCGTCATGCAAGCGGAGCCAGCGTCGACAGCGACCCACTGGTCGCAAGGCTTCTGAAGCTGACCGAGCCACCCGAGACGCGCGGCGCTACTCCATGGGACCTTTGCCTCAAGTGGGCGCTGTACATCGCCCCTGACTCGAAGGAGCTCCGGGCTCGGGCGGCCGCGTGGTGCGACGCCCTCGACTCGAAGCGTGCCGCCCTGCTGGCGACCAGCCTCCCGCTGATGAGCCTGGTAGGCCGCGAGCAACAAGTCCAAGCGAACCTGGCGGTACTCGGCCGATACGCCGGCTTCGCGCACCACTGGAGCACTGACCGCGCCAAACCGCTACGGGAAGCCATCGCGAACGGCTCGCCCCTGAAGTACGAGGAACTGCGCGCGATGCCATGGAACTATGCCTAGCTCGGCACGGATTACTCGTAGTTTCCGTCGGACCAATCGAGACTCGGCTGCGGCGGTGCGCGCCCGCCGCCCGCCGTGAGCAGCGACACTCGGCGCTTCGGCTCTTCCGGTGGCGGCAAGCGTCGCGACGCCGAGCCTGGCCAAGCAGTGCTCGCACACCAGCTCACCGCTCCACGCAACGTGGAACAGCCGAACGCCGGAGCCGAGTGACTGCACCCCTTTCCCGCGTTTACGTCCGTCCACCAGCCAGACGCATCCGGCCGATAATCTGACTGCGGAGGTCCTCGCGTTTTTCGGTGTCAGATCCTTGCCCGGTGCGCGTCCGGCTGGCGGCGAACGACAACAACGACTCATCCCCCAAAGGGAGTCACTCCTTCGAAGGCGTAGTTCGCGTCGAACCCGG is part of the Deltaproteobacteria bacterium genome and harbors:
- a CDS encoding DUF433 domain-containing protein, with amino-acid sequence MDERELLKRITVNPAIFGGKPIIRGRRLAVEHVLGMLAAGDDPDTILQGYPWLERDDIRACLVYARRVVGHERIEPFVIEPGS
- the xseA gene encoding exodeoxyribonuclease VII large subunit; translation: MLLLNHARRPVVSSHGLPSRTYHPLSRVVGRLEQLLEPALKSPPFWVRAEVSSPKEHNGNLYCDLVETRDGTMVARMRCVIWRSDLVEIRREFEANGLELALEDGAEIGLQCRPTFHTNYGLSLRGLALDPEFALGALERKRREILERLLRENLLFANASRPDPLIPNRVGVVTSVGSAGCTDFVETARRSPYGVRILLADARMQGTDTEATVVRALDALDALDVCLVVIVRGGGSRTDLAYLDNEAIARRIASMSKPVWTGIGHETDRSVLDEVAARACKTPTAVAERIVERLDSVARSLQNATERLHIEFEHRMQPNRTILADAAKRLARGPTTSVCQHRERLGAIARAVAITSSARVDRESLHVEALRRAIAVRAAGVLGMRRQEFRERRKSLVKTTTRIEQRHRERLHHARTRLLAAGVARRFDHHRDRIENATRMMRVQSRRLLGHERTRIANQRARLSVPHARLGAAREQLRSHHKSLLKTSARWIASRRLLHDGYRRRLRGPLQRREVAGHAAALRELTSRLAQAATARLRTESRGIAAMRERFQMERFIRQIEQARAQHRSFERTLRASDPRLALERGYSMTLDERGELIQSIRDLTPGTVLRTEVRDGTIVSVVDRTEGTE
- a CDS encoding toxin-antitoxin system, toxin component, PIN family protein gives rise to the protein MNVLLDACVWGGARRDLEAVGHDVVWAGEWDEDPGDEAILAHAHRERRVLATLDKDFGALAVAGGQAHSGIVRLVGVRARQQGETLARILTAYAADLTAGAVITVEPGRVRVRLPAGDDD
- the xseB gene encoding exodeoxyribonuclease VII small subunit — translated: MSDDSLTYEQKLEQLEQILKRLDEASTPIDRLAADVKQGARLIKELDQQLRSVEAEVRDAFKQLEDSGLTSE